One Candidatus Binatia bacterium DNA window includes the following coding sequences:
- the ptsN gene encoding nitrogen regulatory protein — translation MRVVDFLRPEAIVPSLRATNKREVLRELAARLAEVYGGVDPERLLRVLEERERLGSTAIGDGIAIPHGKLPDLEGVRGVFGRHLQGVDFESLDEKPTRLFFLLVAPEDSAGMHLKALARISRLFKDAEFRARLLEAENAEALYELIRAQEEKL, via the coding sequence ATGAGAGTCGTCGACTTCTTGCGGCCGGAGGCGATCGTCCCTTCGTTGCGGGCGACGAACAAGCGCGAGGTGCTCCGCGAGCTCGCGGCTCGCCTGGCGGAGGTGTACGGCGGTGTCGACCCGGAGCGACTCCTCCGCGTCCTCGAGGAGCGGGAGCGGCTCGGGAGCACGGCGATCGGGGACGGCATCGCGATCCCCCACGGCAAGCTCCCGGACCTCGAGGGGGTGCGCGGCGTGTTCGGTCGTCACCTGCAGGGGGTGGACTTCGAGTCGCTCGACGAGAAGCCCACGCGTCTTTTCTTTCTGCTCGTGGCGCCCGAGGACTCGGCCGGGATGCACCTGAAGGCTCTCGCGAGGATTTCCCGCCTTTTCAAGGACGCGGAGTTCCGCGCGCGACTGCTCGAGGCCGAGAACGCGGAGGCGCTCTACGAACTGATCCGGGCGCAGGAGGAGAAACTGTGA
- the lexA gene encoding LexA repressor, with amino-acid sequence MFVTKRQKEILSYVEKHIRRHGYAPTIEEIGRAFRLSSPATVHKHLRNLERKGLIRRKWNHSRAIELAGESPKAVPLPLLGNVAAGRPIEPVETDEVLSVPEEFLGRRPTYALRVVGDSMIEDGILDGDYLIVEQREEADNGKTVVALVRGEATVKRFYRQPDGRIRLEPANPTMEPIVAPAEDVELRGVVIGVLRRYR; translated from the coding sequence ATGTTCGTCACGAAGCGGCAGAAAGAAATCCTCTCCTACGTGGAAAAGCACATCCGCCGACACGGCTACGCGCCGACGATCGAGGAGATCGGGAGGGCCTTTCGCCTCTCGTCCCCGGCCACGGTCCACAAGCACCTCAGGAACCTCGAGCGGAAAGGGCTCATCCGCCGGAAGTGGAACCACAGCCGGGCCATCGAGCTCGCCGGGGAGAGCCCGAAGGCGGTGCCGCTCCCCCTTCTCGGCAACGTGGCCGCGGGGCGTCCCATCGAACCCGTCGAGACGGACGAGGTCCTGAGCGTCCCCGAGGAATTCCTCGGCCGGCGCCCCACCTACGCTCTCCGAGTGGTCGGCGACTCCATGATCGAGGACGGCATCCTCGACGGGGATTACCTGATCGTCGAGCAGAGGGAGGAGGCGGACAACGGGAAGACCGTCGTCGCACTCGTCCGCGGGGAGGCCACCGTGAAACGGTTCTACCGCCAGCCGGACGGTCGGATCCGCCTCGAACCTGCCAACCCCACCATGGAGCCCATCGTGGCTCCCGCCGAAGACGTCGAGCTCCGCGGTGTCGTGATCGGGGTCCTGCGCCGGTACCGCTGA
- the rpoN gene encoding RNA polymerase sigma-54 factor: MALETKLHQKLSQQLVMTPQLRQAIKILQISRAELEQLIDEELAENPVLEEGPEELRSDGAPEENREGDAEEFPEASAEGASEVRPDDGLGGIDWRDYLENYANDWQGAAGPLPEPEDDSRNALENLLVRSPSLTDYLLEQLRMQHLDEAEEAAVSLILGNLDKNGYLQSSTEDIAFQSRQDLEVVERALERVQSLDPPGVGARNLRECLLLQLRASGLEGSLADRIVREHLDLLEAKRYDRIARETGATVEEVVEAAHSIASLEPKPGRNFGEGDVRYITPDVYVHKVGDEYVVVLNEDGLPRLRVSSYYRRVLAQDGPAEAKRFIQEKLRSAQWLIKSIQQRQRTLYLVAQSIVKFQKDFLERGVAYLRPMVLKDVAADIGMHESTVSRATANKYMHTPQGIFELKYFFTSSLRSGDGRDEVSAESVKERIREIIAREDPRNPLSDQQIARILAGENVDIARRTVAKYRELMGILPSSKRRRS; encoded by the coding sequence ATGGCACTCGAGACGAAACTCCATCAGAAGCTGAGCCAGCAACTCGTCATGACGCCGCAGTTGCGGCAGGCGATCAAGATCCTGCAGATCTCGCGCGCCGAGCTCGAACAGCTCATCGACGAGGAGCTGGCGGAAAACCCCGTGCTGGAAGAAGGTCCCGAGGAGCTCCGGTCGGACGGAGCGCCGGAGGAGAACAGGGAGGGAGACGCGGAGGAGTTTCCGGAGGCGTCTGCCGAGGGTGCGAGCGAGGTTCGTCCGGACGACGGTCTCGGGGGTATCGACTGGCGCGACTACCTCGAGAACTACGCGAACGACTGGCAGGGGGCCGCGGGGCCGCTCCCCGAGCCGGAAGACGACTCGCGCAACGCCCTGGAAAACCTCCTGGTGCGGAGTCCCTCGCTCACGGACTACCTTCTCGAGCAGCTCCGCATGCAGCATCTCGACGAGGCCGAAGAAGCGGCCGTGAGCCTGATCCTCGGCAACCTGGACAAGAACGGCTATCTCCAGAGTTCCACCGAGGACATCGCCTTCCAGAGCCGGCAGGACCTCGAAGTCGTCGAGCGCGCCCTCGAGCGCGTCCAGAGCCTCGACCCGCCCGGTGTCGGAGCGCGCAACCTCCGCGAATGCTTGCTGCTGCAGCTGCGGGCTTCCGGGCTCGAAGGCTCCCTGGCCGACCGGATCGTCCGGGAGCACCTCGACCTGCTCGAAGCGAAGCGGTACGACCGCATCGCCCGGGAGACCGGAGCGACCGTGGAGGAGGTGGTCGAAGCCGCGCACTCGATCGCTTCCCTCGAGCCGAAGCCCGGGCGGAACTTCGGCGAAGGGGACGTCCGGTACATCACGCCGGACGTCTACGTCCACAAGGTCGGAGACGAGTACGTCGTGGTCCTCAACGAGGACGGCCTGCCCCGGTTGCGCGTGAGTTCCTACTACCGGCGTGTCCTCGCGCAGGACGGACCCGCGGAAGCCAAACGCTTCATCCAGGAGAAGCTGCGCTCCGCACAGTGGCTCATCAAGAGCATCCAGCAACGGCAGCGTACCCTCTACCTGGTCGCGCAGAGCATCGTGAAGTTCCAGAAGGACTTCCTCGAGCGCGGCGTGGCCTACCTGCGGCCGATGGTGCTGAAGGACGTCGCCGCGGACATCGGCATGCACGAATCGACCGTGAGTCGCGCCACCGCCAACAAGTACATGCACACGCCCCAGGGCATTTTCGAACTCAAGTACTTTTTCACGTCCAGTCTCAGGAGCGGCGACGGCCGGGACGAGGTCTCCGCCGAGAGCGTCAAGGAACGCATCCGCGAAATCATCGCGCGAGAAGACCCGCGGAACCCCTTGAGCGACCAGCAGATCGCCCGCATCCTGGCCGGAGAAAACGTGGACATCGCCCGCCGGACGGTCGCGAAGTACCGGGAGCTCATGGGGATTCTGCCGTCGTCGAAGCGACGCCGCTCCTGA
- the lptB gene encoding ABC transporter ATP-binding protein has translation MSTKKGVLRAERIFKKLGGKDVLNGVTVEVRSGEVVGLLGPNGAGKTTTFYTIVGLVRPDAGAVFLDEDEITREPMYKRARRGVSYLPQEPSVFRKLTVEENLLAILETLPLSAAERRERLSALLEELDLSHLAKVRADALSGGERRRVEITRALVLRPRFLLLDEPFAGIDPIAVLEIQNIVARLREQGIGILITDHNVRETLGICDRAYILAQGTVLEEGTPEAIAASHRARETYLGERFSL, from the coding sequence ATGAGCACGAAAAAGGGCGTTCTGCGCGCCGAACGGATCTTCAAGAAACTGGGCGGAAAGGACGTGCTCAACGGCGTCACGGTCGAGGTTCGGAGCGGCGAAGTGGTCGGTCTTCTGGGTCCCAACGGAGCGGGAAAGACGACGACCTTCTACACCATCGTGGGACTCGTGAGGCCGGATGCGGGCGCCGTTTTCCTCGACGAAGACGAGATCACCCGAGAGCCCATGTACAAGAGGGCCAGGCGCGGCGTGAGCTACTTGCCCCAAGAACCCTCGGTATTCCGGAAACTCACCGTCGAGGAGAATCTTCTGGCCATTCTCGAGACGCTGCCGCTCTCGGCGGCCGAGCGGCGCGAGCGGCTCTCGGCTCTCCTCGAGGAACTCGACCTGAGCCACCTCGCCAAAGTTCGAGCCGACGCTCTCTCGGGAGGCGAGCGCCGCAGGGTCGAAATCACGCGAGCCCTGGTCCTGCGTCCGAGGTTTCTCCTGCTCGACGAACCCTTCGCGGGCATCGACCCGATCGCCGTCCTGGAGATCCAGAACATCGTGGCCCGGCTGCGGGAGCAGGGGATCGGAATCCTGATCACCGACCACAACGTCCGAGAAACGCTCGGGATCTGCGATCGCGCGTACATTCTCGCCCAGGGTACCGTTCTCGAGGAGGGCACGCCCGAAGCGATCGCGGCGAGTCACCGCGCCCGCGAGACCTATCTGGGCGAGCGGTTTTCACTGTAG
- the yfiA gene encoding ribose ABC transporter permease encodes MQVSVTFRHVNPSLALRQYAEQKLARLGKYLPRVSSAHVVLSVEKREHKAEISVHARGRDLTAAEVTDDLYAAVDLALDKLERQAKKLAGRRKDHKHVVRAGDHGSGVPGGEPVVLAERVAVKPMSVDEAVEQLRKAKVEFLLFRDADSENLCVLYRKRNGRFGLLEAAES; translated from the coding sequence ATGCAAGTTTCCGTCACGTTTCGCCACGTGAACCCGAGTCTCGCGCTGCGGCAGTACGCGGAACAGAAACTCGCGCGGCTCGGCAAATACCTGCCCAGGGTTTCGTCCGCCCACGTCGTTCTTTCGGTGGAAAAGCGCGAGCACAAGGCCGAAATCAGCGTGCACGCCCGGGGACGGGACCTCACGGCCGCCGAAGTGACCGACGATCTTTACGCGGCCGTGGACCTCGCGCTCGACAAGCTCGAACGTCAGGCGAAAAAACTCGCGGGACGGCGCAAGGACCACAAGCACGTGGTGCGTGCCGGCGACCACGGGTCGGGCGTTCCCGGCGGGGAGCCCGTCGTTCTGGCCGAACGGGTAGCCGTGAAACCCATGTCCGTGGACGAGGCCGTCGAGCAGCTCCGCAAGGCCAAGGTGGAGTTCCTGCTGTTCCGCGACGCGGATTCCGAGAACCTTTGCGTCCTCTACCGCAAACGGAACGGGCGGTTCGGCCTCCTCGAAGCGGCCGAGTCTTGA
- a CDS encoding ABC transporter ATP-binding protein codes for MIVAQGLTKRFGPFAAIEDVTFEVERGEIVGLLGPNGAGKTTTMRILAGVFPPTSGRALVAGYDVVEDALRARRVVGYFPERVSLYLDMTVREYLEYAARLQEVPTRERPSAIAHAMHVCGVEHVSRRLLGTLSKGYRQRVGIAQALLAAPRVLILDEPTSGLDPEQVAEVRSLIRSLRGERTVVLSTHILSEVEATCDRVLIINRGRLLAVDTPSELARKVRDRSEIHLEVGGPASSVAERIARLPGVLQVERTASSDGAVTLRVSTTKEKDLRPEIARLVVEQGWQLREIRHVSLSLEEIFLALVGRQSAGASAA; via the coding sequence ATGATCGTCGCCCAAGGGCTCACCAAGCGATTCGGCCCGTTCGCCGCCATCGAAGACGTGACCTTCGAGGTGGAGCGCGGGGAAATCGTGGGCCTTCTCGGGCCCAACGGGGCCGGAAAGACGACGACGATGCGGATCCTCGCGGGCGTGTTTCCGCCGACCAGCGGCCGGGCGCTGGTCGCGGGTTACGACGTCGTCGAAGACGCCCTGCGAGCCCGGCGCGTGGTCGGTTATTTTCCCGAGCGGGTCTCGCTCTACCTGGACATGACCGTTCGGGAGTACCTCGAGTACGCCGCGCGGCTGCAGGAGGTACCGACGCGCGAACGTCCCTCCGCCATCGCTCACGCCATGCACGTGTGCGGGGTCGAACACGTCTCCCGCCGGCTCCTCGGCACCCTCTCGAAGGGCTACCGCCAGCGCGTCGGGATCGCCCAGGCACTCCTTGCCGCGCCGCGGGTCCTGATTCTCGACGAACCCACCTCGGGCCTCGACCCCGAACAGGTCGCCGAAGTACGAAGCCTCATCCGAAGCCTCCGGGGGGAACGCACCGTGGTCCTTTCGACCCACATTCTTTCGGAAGTGGAAGCCACGTGCGACCGCGTGCTCATCATCAACCGCGGTCGGTTGCTCGCCGTGGATACACCGTCGGAGCTCGCGCGCAAGGTGCGGGACCGGTCGGAAATCCACCTCGAGGTCGGGGGGCCCGCCTCCTCGGTGGCCGAGCGAATCGCACGCCTGCCCGGTGTGCTGCAGGTGGAGCGTACGGCGTCCTCGGACGGGGCCGTGACCCTCAGGGTTTCGACGACCAAGGAAAAGGACCTGAGACCCGAGATCGCACGGCTCGTCGTGGAGCAGGGATGGCAACTCCGAGAAATCCGCCACGTGAGCCTCTCGCTGGAGGAGATTTTCCTGGCCCTGGTCGGCCGGCAGTCCGCGGGCGCTTCCGCAGCATGA
- a CDS encoding phosphocarrier protein HPr, which translates to MGNEGAVRRTFEIRNRLGLHARAAVQLVQLANRFESEIRLSKDGKAVNGKSVLELMMLAATQGSAVEVIAEGPDAQEAVEAIGALIAARFHEPE; encoded by the coding sequence ATGGGCAACGAGGGGGCGGTGCGGCGGACCTTCGAGATCCGCAACCGGCTCGGGCTCCACGCCCGTGCGGCGGTGCAGCTCGTTCAGCTCGCGAATCGCTTCGAGTCCGAGATTCGTCTTTCGAAGGACGGCAAGGCGGTGAACGGCAAGAGCGTGCTCGAGCTCATGATGCTCGCGGCCACGCAGGGGAGTGCGGTGGAGGTCATCGCCGAAGGACCCGACGCGCAGGAAGCGGTCGAAGCCATCGGCGCTCTGATCGCGGCCCGCTTCCACGAGCCCGAATGA
- the pcsA gene encoding phosphatidylcholine synthase: protein MSDTIVGFSANARSERTRSSPSAERFRAWAVHLYTAMGAALALGATEATARSAYAEAFRYLAAAMFIDCTDGTFARRFRVREVLPHFDGSRLDDIVDYLNYTFVPVWLAWNASLLPSGLWGASVASIVLLASAYGFSRSTAKTPDHFFTGFPSYWNVVVLYLYLLELPTWANASILLVLAGAVFLPFRYLYPSRNPFARRTTYLLGSAWGALMLFVLYELPAVPRPVVLISLFFPAYYVVLSLWVHFRAPSVR from the coding sequence GTGAGCGACACGATCGTCGGGTTCTCGGCGAACGCGCGGTCGGAACGGACCCGTTCGTCCCCCTCCGCGGAACGGTTCCGGGCGTGGGCCGTGCACCTCTACACGGCCATGGGAGCCGCGCTGGCGCTGGGGGCCACCGAAGCGACCGCACGGAGCGCCTACGCCGAAGCGTTCCGGTACCTCGCCGCGGCGATGTTCATCGACTGCACGGACGGCACGTTCGCACGGCGGTTCCGGGTTCGCGAGGTGCTGCCGCACTTCGACGGCAGCCGACTCGACGACATCGTGGACTACCTGAACTATACCTTCGTCCCCGTGTGGCTCGCCTGGAATGCCTCTCTCCTCCCCTCCGGCTTGTGGGGAGCTTCGGTCGCTTCCATCGTGCTCTTGGCGAGCGCCTACGGATTCTCCCGGTCCACCGCCAAGACGCCGGACCACTTCTTCACGGGTTTTCCTTCGTACTGGAACGTGGTCGTTCTCTACCTTTATTTGCTCGAGCTGCCCACCTGGGCCAACGCGTCCATCCTCCTCGTTCTGGCCGGGGCCGTTTTCCTCCCGTTTCGCTACCTCTACCCGAGCCGCAACCCCTTCGCTCGACGCACGACCTACCTGCTGGGCTCCGCCTGGGGAGCGCTGATGCTGTTCGTACTCTACGAACTTCCCGCGGTCCCCCGGCCGGTCGTCCTGATCTCCCTGTTTTTCCCCGCCTACTACGTCGTGCTCTCCCTGTGGGTGCACTTTCGAGCGCCGTCCGTCCGCTAG
- a CDS encoding organic solvent tolerance ABC transporter substrate-binding protein has translation MRSRLLASCLALLACLVPRVGAEVPGPTATVRELLATIRQVKENPATEEERRAQRRAVESLHRLLAFSEVARFALARQWDTLGAAQRNEFLALLRELFEKIAYPKSASFFEDLEIEFDGERIEDSTAEVSTTVHHPEEGLLSIDYRLKREGDAWVVYDIVLDGVSLLVDLRSQIQKVLREESYERLLERMREKLAEAK, from the coding sequence ATGCGCTCCCGGCTTCTAGCGTCCTGCCTGGCTCTGCTGGCCTGCCTCGTTCCGCGGGTCGGCGCGGAGGTCCCCGGCCCGACCGCGACGGTCCGGGAACTGCTGGCGACCATCCGTCAAGTCAAGGAAAACCCCGCGACCGAAGAGGAGCGCCGCGCCCAGCGCCGTGCCGTCGAGTCCCTCCACCGGCTTCTGGCTTTCTCCGAGGTGGCCCGCTTCGCTCTCGCCCGCCAGTGGGACACTCTCGGTGCCGCACAGCGAAACGAGTTTCTCGCGCTCTTACGGGAACTCTTCGAGAAAATCGCGTACCCGAAATCCGCGAGCTTTTTCGAGGATCTCGAAATCGAGTTCGACGGGGAACGAATCGAGGACTCGACGGCCGAGGTATCGACGACCGTCCACCACCCCGAGGAAGGGCTCCTTTCCATCGACTACCGGCTCAAGAGAGAAGGCGACGCCTGGGTCGTCTACGACATCGTTCTGGACGGCGTGAGCCTCCTCGTCGACCTCCGGAGTCAGATCCAGAAGGTGCTGCGGGAAGAATCCTACGAGCGGTTGCTCGAACGGATGCGCGAGAAGCTCGCCGAGGCGAAGTGA
- the ahcY gene encoding adenosylhomocysteinase: MTEATASEHLMARRYHVRDLRLAPGGRRRIEWADRQMPVLARIRERFAREKPLRGFTLSACLHVTTETANLMRTLKAGGADVALCASNPLSTQDDVAAALVRYEKIPVFALRGEDRATYYAHLRAVLDRKPTITMDDGADLVTLLHTEYSHWAEHVRASMEETTTGMVRLRAMERDGTLRVPILAINDADTKYLFDNRYGTGQSTIDGILRATNLLLAGKCFVVAGYGWCGRGLAMRARGMGAQVVVTEVDPLRALEAAMDGYRVLPMRDAARIGDVFVTVTGDKHVLRAEHFALMRDGAILCNSGHFDVEIDLKSLAKSARRVVRDVRPQVDAYEMRDGRRIYVLGQGRLVNLAAAEGHPAAVMDMSFATQALAAEWVARRSRNGALEPRVHRVPREIEEEIASLKLASMGIRIDRLTPEQREYLTSWQAGT; this comes from the coding sequence GTGACCGAAGCCACCGCTTCCGAACACCTCATGGCGAGACGCTACCACGTCCGCGACCTTCGCCTGGCGCCCGGCGGGCGGCGGCGCATCGAGTGGGCGGACCGGCAGATGCCCGTGCTCGCCCGCATCCGCGAGAGGTTCGCAAGGGAGAAGCCCCTGCGTGGCTTCACCCTCTCGGCGTGCCTCCACGTGACGACCGAGACGGCGAATCTCATGCGCACGCTCAAGGCAGGCGGGGCGGACGTGGCGCTCTGCGCCTCCAACCCTCTCTCGACGCAGGACGACGTGGCCGCCGCGCTCGTGCGCTACGAGAAAATCCCCGTGTTCGCGCTGCGGGGGGAAGATCGGGCCACGTACTACGCTCACCTCCGGGCCGTTCTCGACCGCAAGCCTACGATCACGATGGACGACGGCGCCGACCTCGTCACGTTGCTCCACACCGAATACTCGCACTGGGCGGAGCACGTCCGAGCGAGCATGGAGGAGACCACGACGGGAATGGTGCGGTTGCGCGCCATGGAGCGCGACGGAACGCTCCGCGTCCCGATCCTCGCGATCAACGACGCCGACACGAAGTATCTGTTCGACAACCGGTACGGCACGGGCCAGTCCACGATCGACGGGATTCTGCGCGCGACGAACCTGCTGCTGGCCGGAAAGTGCTTCGTCGTGGCCGGTTACGGGTGGTGCGGCCGCGGCCTGGCGATGAGGGCACGGGGCATGGGAGCCCAGGTCGTCGTGACGGAAGTCGACCCGCTCCGGGCTCTCGAGGCGGCCATGGACGGCTATCGCGTGCTTCCGATGAGGGACGCGGCACGGATCGGGGACGTTTTCGTCACGGTGACGGGCGACAAACACGTCCTGCGCGCGGAACATTTCGCCCTCATGCGGGACGGCGCCATTCTCTGCAATTCCGGCCACTTCGACGTCGAGATCGATCTCAAGAGCCTCGCGAAGTCGGCTCGGAGAGTCGTACGGGACGTCCGCCCGCAGGTGGACGCCTACGAGATGCGGGACGGCCGGCGCATCTACGTCCTCGGCCAGGGCCGGCTGGTCAATCTCGCTGCCGCCGAGGGACATCCGGCCGCCGTCATGGACATGAGCTTCGCGACCCAGGCTCTGGCGGCCGAGTGGGTAGCCCGGAGGTCCCGCAACGGGGCTCTCGAACCGCGGGTCCACCGCGTCCCTCGGGAAATCGAAGAAGAGATCGCTTCGCTCAAGCTCGCCAGTATGGGCATTCGAATCGACCGCCTGACTCCCGAGCAGAGAGAGTACCTGACGTCCTGGCAGGCCGGGACGTAG
- the hemN gene encoding coproporphyrinogen III oxidase — MALAIYVHVPYCPAKCPYCDFNVRVVRRIPEEEYVSALLREIRSVRHEFFDFPPEVVSVFFGGGTPSLFHPRSFGRLLDTIAREFRTGPGIEVSLETNPDGVDLGRLRDFRRAGIGRLSIGAQSFDEATLRALGRWHSPAENVRAFGLARAAGFENVNLDLIFGVPGQSLASWSEDLATASGLRPEHVSTYGLTYEPRTAFGRRRAKGELVPLGEEEERRLYDLARERLLHAGYVAYELSNFALPGRQCLHNRHVWGGGSYLGFGAGAHSYVRRAWGVRWENVRPPAAYERAVRERGHARARTSVLRREQAMIERILLGLRRETGIDRTRFAREFGWPLELAFPRIRTLVASGHLAPTPNGYRLAERAKAVADSVLETLVA, encoded by the coding sequence ATGGCCCTGGCCATCTACGTCCACGTTCCTTACTGCCCGGCGAAGTGTCCCTACTGCGACTTCAACGTGAGGGTCGTGCGCCGGATCCCGGAAGAAGAGTACGTCTCGGCTCTGCTCCGCGAGATCCGGAGCGTGCGCCACGAGTTTTTCGACTTCCCGCCGGAGGTCGTCTCCGTTTTTTTCGGGGGCGGCACCCCGTCCCTTTTCCACCCCCGCTCTTTCGGACGACTGCTCGACACGATCGCGCGCGAGTTCCGGACCGGCCCGGGGATCGAAGTCTCGCTCGAGACCAACCCGGACGGCGTCGACCTCGGCCGTCTGCGGGATTTCCGGCGCGCCGGAATCGGGCGGCTCAGCATCGGCGCGCAGTCCTTCGACGAAGCGACGCTGCGGGCCCTGGGCCGCTGGCACTCGCCGGCCGAGAACGTCCGGGCCTTCGGCCTCGCCCGCGCCGCCGGGTTCGAGAACGTGAACCTCGATCTCATCTTCGGTGTCCCCGGACAGTCGCTCGCTTCCTGGTCCGAGGATCTCGCCACGGCCTCGGGACTCCGTCCGGAGCACGTATCCACGTACGGGCTCACCTACGAGCCCCGCACGGCCTTCGGGCGGCGGCGAGCGAAGGGCGAACTCGTTCCGCTCGGCGAGGAAGAAGAGCGGCGGCTCTACGATCTCGCCCGCGAGCGACTTCTCCACGCGGGGTACGTCGCCTACGAGCTTTCCAACTTCGCCTTGCCGGGCCGGCAATGCCTCCACAACCGGCACGTCTGGGGCGGGGGAAGCTATCTCGGCTTCGGCGCGGGAGCCCACTCCTACGTCCGCCGCGCGTGGGGCGTACGGTGGGAAAACGTGCGCCCTCCCGCCGCATACGAGAGGGCCGTCCGCGAGCGTGGCCACGCGCGCGCCCGCACGTCCGTCCTGCGCCGGGAACAGGCGATGATCGAGCGGATTTTACTCGGCCTCCGGCGCGAGACGGGAATCGACCGGACCCGGTTCGCGCGGGAGTTCGGCTGGCCCCTCGAGCTCGCCTTCCCGAGAATCCGCACCCTCGTGGCCTCGGGCCACCTGGCACCCACCCCGAACGGCTACCGGCTGGCCGAGCGGGCCAAGGCGGTGGCGGATTCCGTCCTCGAGACCCTCGTGGCGTGA
- the metK gene encoding S-adenosylmethionine synthase, which translates to MSQRDFFFTSESVSEGHPDKMCDQISDAILDALLAEDPESRVACETLVKTGVVVVAGEVTTRARPAYADIVRQVVREIGYTDSSMGFDAETCGVLTAIERQSPDIALGVDADPRRQKEQGAGDQGLMFGFACDETPELMPLPICLAHALVRELAQARKRGDVSFLRPDAKSQVTVEYRDGRPVRVDTVVVSTQHAEEVSPERLREYVIEEVVRKVIPESYLDGKTRYLVNPTGRFVVGGPKGDCGLTGRKIIVDTYGGYSRHGGGAFSGKDPSKVDRSAAYMARYIAKNIVAAGLARKCEVQLAYVIGVADPVSVFVDTFGTGEVPDGELARLVREEFALKPADIIRTLDLKRPIYRKTAAYGHFGREPEGGCFTWERTDRAADLRRIGRGKSTATYRAAVAAS; encoded by the coding sequence ATGTCGCAACGAGATTTTTTCTTTACGTCGGAGTCGGTTTCGGAGGGGCATCCGGACAAGATGTGCGACCAGATCTCGGACGCCATCCTGGACGCGCTCCTCGCCGAGGATCCCGAAAGCCGTGTCGCCTGCGAGACGCTCGTGAAGACCGGGGTCGTCGTCGTGGCCGGCGAGGTCACGACCAGGGCGAGACCGGCGTACGCGGACATCGTGCGCCAGGTGGTCCGGGAGATCGGTTACACCGACTCGTCGATGGGCTTCGACGCCGAGACCTGTGGCGTGCTCACGGCCATCGAGCGGCAATCGCCCGACATCGCTCTCGGCGTGGACGCCGACCCGCGGAGACAGAAGGAACAGGGGGCGGGCGATCAGGGACTCATGTTCGGGTTCGCGTGCGACGAGACACCCGAGCTCATGCCGCTGCCCATCTGCCTGGCGCACGCGCTGGTACGCGAGCTCGCGCAGGCACGCAAGCGGGGTGACGTCTCCTTCCTTCGCCCGGACGCGAAGTCGCAGGTGACCGTGGAGTACCGCGACGGGCGCCCGGTGCGCGTGGACACGGTCGTGGTCTCCACGCAGCACGCCGAGGAGGTTTCCCCGGAGCGGCTCCGGGAGTACGTGATCGAAGAGGTCGTCCGGAAAGTCATTCCCGAGTCGTACCTCGACGGGAAGACCCGTTACCTCGTGAACCCGACGGGCCGTTTCGTGGTGGGGGGGCCGAAGGGAGATTGCGGTCTCACAGGGCGGAAGATCATCGTCGACACGTACGGCGGCTACAGCCGGCACGGCGGCGGGGCTTTTTCGGGGAAGGATCCCTCGAAGGTCGACCGCTCGGCCGCGTACATGGCCCGTTACATCGCCAAGAACATCGTCGCGGCCGGACTTGCCCGGAAGTGCGAGGTGCAACTCGCCTACGTGATCGGCGTGGCGGACCCGGTCTCCGTGTTCGTCGACACGTTCGGGACCGGAGAGGTCCCCGACGGGGAGCTGGCGCGTCTGGTCCGGGAGGAGTTCGCTCTCAAGCCCGCGGACATCATCCGGACACTCGACCTGAAACGGCCCATCTACCGGAAAACCGCGGCCTACGGCCACTTCGGGCGGGAGCCGGAGGGCGGGTGCTTCACCTGGGAGCGGACGGATCGGGCCGCCGACCTCCGCCGGATCGGCCGGGGGAAAAGCACCGCCACGTACCGGGCCGCCGTAGCGGCTTCGTGA